GAAACAGAAATAGTACACATTATAGCTTTTTACAAGAACACTGAGTATTCAGTAGGAATTGAGTCTGTAAAGGGTAGGCGGTATCGGCTAAGGGCgggaattttaaaatttgaatcAACCAATCAAATGTAGCATTCACCCGCCTGCCTATCAGAGAAGGCACCAGTGCTATAAATACTCCCCAAACACAGACAGCCGTTCACTGTAGCTGTTAGTCGGCACTTGGTCGCTTGTAGCGGGAGTTATGGCGCGGACGAAGCAGACGGCGCGGAAGTCGACGGGCGGCAAGGCGCCCCGCAAGCAGCTGGCCACCAAGGCTGCCCGCAAGAGCGCGCCGGCCACGGGCGGCGTCAAGAAGCCGCACCGCTACCGGCCCGGCACGGTGGCGCTGCGCGAGATCCGGCGCTACCAGAAGTCCACGGAGCTGCTGATCCGCAAGCTGCCCTTCCAGCGGCTGGTGCGCGAGATCGCGCAGGACTTCAAGACCGACCTGCGCTTCCAGAGCTCTGCCGTCATGGCGCTGCAGGAGGCCAGCGAGGCCTACCTGGTGGGGCTCTTCGAGGACACCAACCTGTGCGCCATCCACGCCAAGCGCGTCACCATCATGCCCAAGGACATCCAGCTGGCCCGCCGCATCCGCGGAGAACGCGCGTAAGCCTTGTCAGAACTTTGCTACTTTTATTTAAAGTATCTAAATCAACACAAAGGCTCTTTTAAGAGCCACCACAAACACAGTAAAAGGAGCTGTTACACAAAGTATTGCATTACGCTCATACGGGTACTTACCAAAACCCCCCTTATACAATTATGTATAGAACTTGATTATTCTGGAGAGAGCAGAGGTAGTGTTGTGTTGCACTTTATATATTTCAATTTCGGGATACAGAGGAGAGTTATTTTCAGATGCGGAGAAGTGTATGAGGTTTTATAAGCTCGAAATAAGGATCGAAACGGTGTTAAAATCGTCCGAAACCGcggggaaaaaacccaccgtAGAACAAGAGG
This Agelaius phoeniceus isolate bAgePho1 chromosome 5, bAgePho1.hap1, whole genome shotgun sequence DNA region includes the following protein-coding sequences:
- the LOC143694041 gene encoding histone H3 — translated: MARTKQTARKSTGGKAPRKQLATKAARKSAPATGGVKKPHRYRPGTVALREIRRYQKSTELLIRKLPFQRLVREIAQDFKTDLRFQSSAVMALQEASEAYLVGLFEDTNLCAIHAKRVTIMPKDIQLARRIRGERA